A single region of the Dunckerocampus dactyliophorus isolate RoL2022-P2 chromosome 3, RoL_Ddac_1.1, whole genome shotgun sequence genome encodes:
- the fibinb gene encoding fin bud initiation factor codes for MMAFLHLLLCAGMLPMYGAYYSGPLQPEMSNGTFHHYFVPDGDYEENDDPEKCQLLFRMTDERKCGPDEDQDSVIRDDFTIIKRQIEDSARVLEGIGRSISYDLDGEDSYGKYLRRETTQISEAFTNSEKSLLELEVKFKQSQESELKEEHRLSDDFLNMIVNTRDALKETLDISLGLKDKHELLSLIIRSHGTRLSRLKNEYMKY; via the coding sequence ATGATGGCTTTTCTGCACTTGCTACTGTGTGCGGGGATGTTACCGATGTATGGAGCCTACTATAGCGGACCTTTACAGCCAGAGATGTCTAACGGCACCTTTCACCACTACTTCGTGCCGGACGGCGACTACGAGGAGAACGACGACCCGGAGAAATGTCAACTGCTTTTCAGAATGACCGACGAGCGAAAGTGCGGTCCAGACGAGGACCAGGACTCGGTCATCCGGGACGATTTCACAATCATCAAGCGGCAGATTGAGGACTCTGCCCGGGTGTTGGAGGGGATAGGCAGAAGCATCTCATACGACTTGGACGGAGAGGATAGCTACGGGAAGTACCTGCGGAGAGAAACCACGCAGATCAGCGAGGCGTTCACAAACTCGGAGAAATCTCTGCTGGAGCTGGAGGTGAAGTTCAAGCAGAGCCAAGAGAGCGAGCTGAAAGAGGAGCACCGGCTCAGCGACGACTTCCTCAACATGATAGTCAACACTCGGGACGCCCTCAAGGAGACTTTGGACATTTCTTTGGGCCTGAAGGACAAACATGAGCTGCTCTCCCTCATCATCCGCAGCCACGGTACACGGCTCAGTAGACTGAAGAATGAATACATGAAATACTGA